From the genome of Flammeovirgaceae bacterium:
ACGCAATTCCACCCCCTGGCTCCTCAACAAATCCGTAAATTCCACCAACAGGATACCATTGCGCACCACCAGGCCGGCAAGCGCCATGATGCCCACGCCCGACATTACAATGGAAATTTCCATTTTAAACAAAGAGAATCCTATCAACACGCCAATAATGCTAAACAGGATCTCCGAAAGGATAATGACAGGCTTGCTGGTGGAATTGAACAAAGTAACCAGGATCATGAAAATCAAGCCAAAGGCCACCATGAAAGCCACGCCCAGGAAGGCTGACGTCTCCGCCTGTTGTTCCTGCTCCCCGGTCATCTTAATGGTGACGCCATCCGGGATATTGAATGACGCAAGCCGCGACTTTATATCGGCCACAACTGCATTGGGGTTAAAATCGCTCAACACATTGGAAGAGAGCGTAATGACCCGCTTTTGATCGATCCTCCTGATGCCCGCAAAACTATTGGAATATTCTATTTTGGCTATTGCCGACAACGGTACCTGGCGCACCTGTCCCCCGGAACTCATGTCCCGGTAGGTAATGGGCAGGTTCATTAGCGTATTGATGTCGTTGCGTTGGTCTTTCTTGATGCGGACCTGTATGGGATAGTCATCGTTGGCATCGCGGAATTTGGACACTTCCAGCCCATAAATTGCCGTGCGCAAGGTACTTCCTATCTGGCCGGTGGAAATGCCTTCGCGGTTGGCCTTTTCCCTGTCGATATGGATGACAATCTCGGGCTTGTTGCTTTGAAAATCAGATTTGAGTTCCTCCACGCCAGGCACCTGCAGGGAATCCAAATACCGTTGCACCCGCTCGGCAGTGGTGGTCAGTACGCCAAAATCATCCGCGGCAACCTCAATGTTGATGGGCTTGCCGGTTGGCGGCCCATTTTGTTCCTTGTCCACCGATATCTCCGCCCCTTTTATTCCTTTAACGGCTTCGCGTATTTTGTCCAGGTATTCTTTGGTGGATTGCCCGCCCCGTTTGGCAAACTTCACAAACGCCACCGTCACCTTTCCCAGGTGGGGGCTTGCCTGGGTGCCCCCGTCAAATGGATTTTCGCTGGCCCCAATGGCCACGTTGGAAATAACCGACTCCACTATAGGGTTGCCCTTGCCCACCACGGCAATTACCCTGTCCTCCACCACATTGGTGACGGAGTCGGTCACCCGCTGGTCCGTACCGATTGGCATCCGTATGTACGCAAACACAAAATTCGGGTCACCATTGGGAAAGAAAACCACCGGTGGCTTACGGATAGCGGTAAACACAATGGAAAACACAAACAGAAAAACCACGCCAACCACTACCCAAATGGGATGCCAGCCCTTCAGGCACCACCTGACCAGGGCCTTGTATTTAACCTGTACCTTTGGCCAAAAATTGGTTTGGAACGCGGAGATCACCCTCACCAGGTAAAAGTGGTGCAAGGCATACAGCCCGTATATAAAGACGGTAAAATTGCCCACCCCTACCGAACCTATGAGGTAGGATATGAGGGCAATGGCCCCAAAAACAACAGTAGCCACCTTAAAGCCTTTGGTCAATTTGGATTTTTCGTCATGGTCGTGGTCATGGGGCCGCATAAAGTCGGCCGCAAACACAGGGTTAATGATATAGGCCACCACCAAAGAAGCCAACAAGGCGATGATCAGGGTTATCGGCAAATACATCATGAATTTTCCAATCACCCCCGGCCAAAAGGCCAATGGCACAAAAGGCGCCAATACCACCAAGGTGCCCGAGAGCACCGGCAGGAACACTTCGCCTGCCGCAATCTTTGCCGCCTTGCGTATGGGCACTTTGCCATTGTCAAACACCCTATGGGTATTTTCGATCACCACAATGGCATCGTCCACCACAATGCCCAATGCCAGCAAAAACGAGAACAAGGTCATCAGGTTTAGGGTAAACCCTATCGTGGGGAACAGAAGGAACGTCATTAAGCTGGAGATGGGAACGGAAAGCCCCACAAAGATGGCGTTGGTTGCCCCCATAAAAAACATGAGGATAACGGTCACCAGCACAAACCCTATTATAATGGTGTTGATCAAATCGTGGAGGGTTACCCGCGTATTGTCCGACTGGTCTGCGGTGATGGTGACTTTTAGCCCGGGTGGCAAAATATTTTCCTCAAAATTCTTTACGATTTCGTTGATCTGGTCGGAGGCCAGGATCAGGTTTTCCCCGCTCCGCTTAATCACGTTGAGGGTCACCACGTTTTTTTCATCCAAACGCGCAAAGCTTTCCTGCTCTTTGTGCGTGTCCAATACCGTGGCAATGTCTTTAAGGTAAACTTTGCCGCCTTTGATCGAGCTCACCACCGTGTTGGCTATTTGGTCCGCTGACGTGTACTCGCCATTCACACTAAGGGAACGCTTCATCCCATCCACGGAAATCTGCCCACCGGAAACGATGACGTTCTCGAACCGGATGGCATTGGAAACATCGTCCAGGCTTACCCCGGCCAATGCGGCCTTGTACAAGTCCACATTGATCTGTATCTCGCGGTCGAGGGCGCCCACAATATCCACCCTGCGTATTTCGGTAAGGGCCTCGATGGCATCCTGCATATCGTCTGCGTAGTGCTTCAGGGTCTGCAAATCGTAATCCCCGGAAAGGTTCACGTTCATAATGGGAACCTCGGAAATGTCGATTTCCACTATTTGAGGGTCATTGTCGAGGTCGGTTGGTAGGTCGTTTTTGGCCCTGTCCACGGCATCCTTCACTTCCTGTTTTGCCTTCTCTATGGCGATGTCCGGTTCAAATTCAATAATGATATTAGAAAAGTCCTGCACGGAGTTGCTGGAAACCTTTTTTATCCCTGAAATGGATTTTACCTCCTTCTCTATTTCTTTCGTTATCAGGTTTTCAATATCCTCCGGTGCGGCACCGGGGTAAACCGTGGCCACAAAAATTTGTGGAAAAACAACCTCTGGGAAATTTTCTTTTGGGAGGTTGATGTATGTCATGATACCGGCAAGGCAAATGATGATGGTTGCCACATATATGGAAACCTTGTTGTCAATGGCCCAACTGGTAGGTTTAAATTCTTTTTCTATGTCTTGCATTAGGCGCTCGTTTTGGGGTTAGTACTGTAAAAAGGGCAATCAGATTTTGATAAAATCACCGTCACTCAGCCCCTGAAAGCCAATCGTGATCAACTTGTCCCCGGGCTTCAACCCTTTTACCTCCGTTTGCCCGTCATATACGCCATCAATGGTGACCACGCGTTTGCGGGCAACCATGTTGCTGCCATCCTTTTCGGCCACGTATACGATTTTCTGGCCATTGATTTCCTGCACCACGTTAATGGGTATAACCAGGGCACTTTCGGTAGTATGGAAAACAACGCGGAGCACGGCCGTCATATTGGGGCGAAAGTTGGAATTGGACGGAAGCCGGGCCTCCACTGTAAAGGTCCTGGAAAGTGGGTTTATCGTTTTGCCCACAAATGTCACGGTGGCCTTTATTTCCTTGTCCAGGTCCGGAAGGGACACCACCACCTTGTCCCCTTTTGCAATGCGCATGGCGTAAGCCTCCGATACTTCCGCTTTGATCTTCAGGTCCGAAAAGTTCACCACCCGCACGGCCGGCAGGCCTGGGGCCACGTTTTGCCCTTGCTTCAAAAACACTTCGTCCACTGCCCCATTGATAGGGGATTTTATGCGGGTCATGTCATTTTGCTCCTGCAGGGCCGCCAGCCTTTTTTCCAGGGACTCCTTGTTCGTTTTTGCCTGCATGTACTGAACCTCGGTGCCAATCTTTTGGTCCCAAAGGTTTTTCTGCCTCTCGTAAATGGTACTGGCCAGGTCCAGTTGCGATTTCAACTCGTCTATGTTCTTCAGAATGATACCGTTGTCGATTTGGGCCAGCACCGTTCCTGCTTTCACCTGGTCGCCCTCGCTGACGTACACTTTGCTCACCACGCCCATGGATTTGGCGCTTACGTCAATATTGTCTTCCGCTTCCACTTTGCCCTGTGTGCGCACAAAATGCTCGAAAGGCCTGGCTGCAAGTTCCCTGACGGCAACCTCCTTAGACCTTACCGTTTCCGCCACGGGGCCTTCCCCGGCAATTTCGGCTTCCAATTGTGCAATTTGTTTCGATAATTCTGCCTGCTTCGCTTTAAGTTCCTGCAACTGTGTGCTTTTGTCTTTGGGTGCCCCGCTGCAGGCAGCGATTATACCCGCGACTACAAAAAATAAGAGTGTGTGTATGTATGGTTTGGTTTTCATAAGAAATAGTAGTTCAAGTTTATGTTAATTCTGGCCAGGCAAAAGCTTGCCGAATGCTTTGT
Proteins encoded in this window:
- a CDS encoding efflux RND transporter permease subunit yields the protein MQDIEKEFKPTSWAIDNKVSIYVATIIICLAGIMTYINLPKENFPEVVFPQIFVATVYPGAAPEDIENLITKEIEKEVKSISGIKKVSSNSVQDFSNIIIEFEPDIAIEKAKQEVKDAVDRAKNDLPTDLDNDPQIVEIDISEVPIMNVNLSGDYDLQTLKHYADDMQDAIEALTEIRRVDIVGALDREIQINVDLYKAALAGVSLDDVSNAIRFENVIVSGGQISVDGMKRSLSVNGEYTSADQIANTVVSSIKGGKVYLKDIATVLDTHKEQESFARLDEKNVVTLNVIKRSGENLILASDQINEIVKNFEENILPPGLKVTITADQSDNTRVTLHDLINTIIIGFVLVTVILMFFMGATNAIFVGLSVPISSLMTFLLFPTIGFTLNLMTLFSFLLALGIVVDDAIVVIENTHRVFDNGKVPIRKAAKIAAGEVFLPVLSGTLVVLAPFVPLAFWPGVIGKFMMYLPITLIIALLASLVVAYIINPVFAADFMRPHDHDHDEKSKLTKGFKVATVVFGAIALISYLIGSVGVGNFTVFIYGLYALHHFYLVRVISAFQTNFWPKVQVKYKALVRWCLKGWHPIWVVVGVVFLFVFSIVFTAIRKPPVVFFPNGDPNFVFAYIRMPIGTDQRVTDSVTNVVEDRVIAVVGKGNPIVESVISNVAIGASENPFDGGTQASPHLGKVTVAFVKFAKRGGQSTKEYLDKIREAVKGIKGAEISVDKEQNGPPTGKPINIEVAADDFGVLTTTAERVQRYLDSLQVPGVEELKSDFQSNKPEIVIHIDREKANREGISTGQIGSTLRTAIYGLEVSKFRDANDDYPIQVRIKKDQRNDINTLMNLPITYRDMSSGGQVRQVPLSAIAKIEYSNSFAGIRRIDQKRVITLSSNVLSDFNPNAVVADIKSRLASFNIPDGVTIKMTGEQEQQAETSAFLGVAFMVAFGLIFMILVTLFNSTSKPVIILSEILFSIIGVLIGFSLFKMEISIVMSGVGIMALAGLVVRNGILLVEFTDLLRSQGVELREAIAEASMTRMTPVILTALAAMLGLIPLAIGFNIDFVTLFSEFRPQIFFGGDNVAFWGPLSWTMIFGLIFGTFLTLVLVPVLYLITARLKERIFGVVRKPAGEVEEGIAFN
- a CDS encoding efflux RND transporter periplasmic adaptor subunit translates to MKTKPYIHTLLFFVVAGIIAACSGAPKDKSTQLQELKAKQAELSKQIAQLEAEIAGEGPVAETVRSKEVAVRELAARPFEHFVRTQGKVEAEDNIDVSAKSMGVVSKVYVSEGDQVKAGTVLAQIDNGIILKNIDELKSQLDLASTIYERQKNLWDQKIGTEVQYMQAKTNKESLEKRLAALQEQNDMTRIKSPINGAVDEVFLKQGQNVAPGLPAVRVVNFSDLKIKAEVSEAYAMRIAKGDKVVVSLPDLDKEIKATVTFVGKTINPLSRTFTVEARLPSNSNFRPNMTAVLRVVFHTTESALVIPINVVQEINGQKIVYVAEKDGSNMVARKRVVTIDGVYDGQTEVKGLKPGDKLITIGFQGLSDGDFIKI